A window of Cellulosimicrobium protaetiae genomic DNA:
CCACGTCGACGTCTCGGGCCCCGGCCTGCTGTGGGCCGCCGACGCCGGGGCCGACCTGCTCAAGCCCAACCGGTCCGAGCTCGCGGAGGCGACCGGCGCGGACGACCTGGTCGACGGTGTCGCCGAGCTGTTCCGGCGCGGCGCGCGGGCCGTCGTCGTGACCGACGGCGAGCGCGGGCTCACCGCGTACGCGCCCGGCGCCGACACCGCGCGGCCCGTCGTGGTCGGCCGGGCACGCCTGGCCGAGCCCGTCGCCGGCAACCCCACCGGGGCCGGCGACGCGGCGATGGCCGCGCTCGCCGTCGACCCCGACCAGCCCTGGGCGCGACGCCTCGCGCTCGCCGCCGCGACGTCCGCCGCGGCCGTCCTGCAGCCCGTCGCGGGCGCCGTCGACCGCGCCGACGTCGACCGGCTGCACACCCACGTCCACACCGAACCGGAGACCTGAATGCCCCTCGTCACCACCGACCGCCTGCTCGACCCCGCCCGCGCCGAAGGGCGCGGCGTCGGCGCGTTCAACGTCATCCAGGTCGAGCACGCGGAGGCGTTCGTCGCGGCCGCGACCCGCGTCGGGTCCGGGGTCGTGCTGCAGATCAGCCAGAACGCCGCGCGCTGGCACGGCGCGCTCGAGCCGATCGCCGCCGCGACCCTCGCGATCGCGCGCGCCGCCGACGTGCCGGTCGTCGTGCACCTCGACCACGCGGAGGACCGCGACCTCGTCACCGAGGCGATCGGGCTCGGCTTCACGTCCGTCATGTACGACGGCTCCGCGCTCGACTACGACGACAACGTCGCCGCGACCGCCGCGGTCGTGGCCGAGGCGCACGCGCGTGGCGTGTTCGTCGAGGCCGAGCTCGGCAAGGTCGGGGGCAAGGACGGCGTGCACGCACCCGGCGTGCGCACCGACCCCGCCGAGGCCGTCGCGTTCGTCGAGGCGACGG
This region includes:
- a CDS encoding class II fructose-bisphosphate aldolase, whose amino-acid sequence is MPLVTTDRLLDPARAEGRGVGAFNVIQVEHAEAFVAAATRVGSGVVLQISQNAARWHGALEPIAAATLAIARAADVPVVVHLDHAEDRDLVTEAIGLGFTSVMYDGSALDYDDNVAATAAVVAEAHARGVFVEAELGKVGGKDGVHAPGVRTDPAEAVAFVEATGVDALAVAVGSSHAMTDRTASLDFARIAELRAAVPVPLVLHGSSGVPDADLTRAVETGMTKINVSTHLNNTLTTALRAYLDANPTVVDPRKYLGAGRDAMRDEVVRLLGVLRAP